Proteins encoded in a region of the Isosphaeraceae bacterium EP7 genome:
- a CDS encoding CAP domain-containing protein: protein MRLDRDPGGVSRRSFLGTTLVAIAGCVGPPPRSLIAGQDPSSKDRPARPKSDKTNEEAVKEVVDAHNAIRVEEKLPKLEVNDKLKQAAERHAKDMAAHNKMTHDGTDGSTPFKRIDDTGYVWKRAGENVAYGQPDAVDLMKAWMDSPPHKKNILGGFSQIGIALAESEDGIPYWCVTFGLPRR from the coding sequence ATGCGTCTCGATCGCGACCCAGGAGGCGTCTCGCGCCGATCATTCCTCGGGACGACCCTGGTCGCCATAGCCGGTTGCGTCGGCCCTCCGCCCCGCTCCCTCATCGCCGGCCAGGATCCCTCAAGCAAGGACCGTCCGGCCCGACCCAAGTCGGACAAGACCAACGAAGAGGCAGTCAAGGAGGTAGTCGACGCGCACAACGCAATCCGGGTCGAGGAAAAGCTGCCCAAGTTGGAGGTTAACGACAAGCTGAAACAAGCCGCCGAACGCCACGCCAAGGACATGGCCGCCCACAACAAGATGACCCACGATGGCACCGATGGCTCGACCCCGTTCAAGCGGATCGACGACACAGGGTACGTCTGGAAGCGGGCCGGCGAGAACGTCGCCTACGGGCAGCCCGACGCCGTGGATCTCATGAAGGCCTGGATGGACAGCCCCCCTCACAAGAAGAATATCCTGGGCGGGTTCAGCCAGATCGGGATCGCCCTGGCCGAATCCGAGGATGGAATCCCCTACTGGTGCGTCACCTTCGGCCTGCCGCGTCGATGA